The stretch of DNA AGCGTAAGTCATAACAATGCCGGTGGGCAACAGCCTTAAGGCCATAATATATGAAGTAAAGGCCAGCAATGAACCGAACACAACCAAATAAACAAAAGCCCACCAGGCCTCAGCAGATGGATTGGGCATCGGTTCACCCAGCAGCAAAGCCAGCATGGCAAAACCCAGACCGCCAAAAATCTGCTGGTAGCCGGAGCTTACTACCGGGCTTAAAGAAACCGGGTTCCTGCGTTGCAACAACGAACCCATCCCCCAGCTTAGGGGGGCCAATAGTAAGGCCGTAATACTTAAAATATTGGCTTGTGAAGCATGTCGCAGTACAGGTAACGATAAAACAACTATACCTGCAAAACCCGATAAAAGAGATAGTACTAACAGCTTGGCAGGCGCCTTTCTGTCAAGCACCGCTTCCGCTAACGCTACCCACATGGGCGTGGTGCCCACCAGCAAAGCTGCATAACCTGAGTCAGCATATTGTTCCGCCCACATGACCAGACCATTTCCACCCAGCCAGAGAAAGACACCGGACACCGCCAATATCTTCAGCTCCTGCCAGGACAGCTTAAGGGCTTGCCTGAACAAAAACGATCCCAGCAACAACAGACAACCGGCCGGCAGCAGTCGTAGTGCGCCCATGGTAAAAGGCGGAAAACCGCCTTCTTGACCAACTGCCACGCGGATCGCCAAATAGGTGCTGCCCCAAACAATATAAACAATCAGCAAGTGTAAAAAACCCGTCCAACCGGACGATGTTGGCTTTGTCGTTTCGGAATACGCTCTAACGTTCATGAATTTATCCCCTTTATGTGGTACTTAGGCCGGAGTTAATTAAGATATTTTAACAGCGATCCGAGGAAAAAACAAGCAACAGATTGCTGACATTAACCTAAGATAATTAAATAAGATAAGGGCTTTCTCAATGGTCATTTTCCAATTTTGAAGCCCCGCTTTCATGTCAAAATAACATGAAAAACAAGCATCCCGCCCCACTTTTAATCGCGAAACGGGATGCTTTTCTGTTTATTTTGTGGCTTCAGTTATCTGGAGTTACCCTTTAGAGACAGCTCCTAGGCTGTGGGCACAACCTCCTTTAACCCCGATCAGCACACCGGCATGGTAAGGTTTGCTTGCCCCCTTCGCTTTGGAGGCTCTTATACTACGGATACTTTGCTTTTGGCCTCTCTGGCTGCTTTTATGCGATGCAA from Desulforamulus hydrothermalis Lam5 = DSM 18033 encodes:
- a CDS encoding DMT family transporter; amino-acid sequence: MNVRAYSETTKPTSSGWTGFLHLLIVYIVWGSTYLAIRVAVGQEGGFPPFTMGALRLLPAGCLLLLGSFLFRQALKLSWQELKILAVSGVFLWLGGNGLVMWAEQYADSGYAALLVGTTPMWVALAEAVLDRKAPAKLLVLSLLSGFAGIVVLSLPVLRHASQANILSITALLLAPLSWGMGSLLQRRNPVSLSPVVSSGYQQIFGGLGFAMLALLLGEPMPNPSAEAWWAFVYLVVFGSLLAFTSYIMALRLLPTGIVMTYAYVNPVVAVFLGWLILHEPISLWTIGGTTLVLLGVAGTFRNQNVKVKVNPVTKATATVNK